Proteins encoded within one genomic window of Geotalea daltonii FRC-32:
- the rplL gene encoding 50S ribosomal protein L7/L12 — translation MAEITKADVISFIEKMSVLELAEMVKELEEKFGVSAAAPVAVAAVAGPAAAEAAEEKTEFDVILKAAGANKIGVIKVVRALTSLGLKEAKDLVDGAPQPLKTGVSKEEAEEAKKQLVEAGAEVEIK, via the coding sequence ATGGCTGAAATTACCAAAGCTGATGTAATTAGTTTTATTGAGAAAATGTCTGTTCTTGAGCTTGCGGAAATGGTGAAAGAACTTGAAGAAAAGTTCGGTGTTTCTGCAGCTGCCCCTGTGGCTGTTGCTGCCGTTGCCGGCCCTGCAGCTGCTGAAGCTGCTGAAGAAAAGACCGAATTTGATGTTATTCTCAAGGCTGCCGGTGCCAACAAGATCGGCGTCATCAAGGTTGTTCGTGCACTTACCAGCCTGGGCCTCAAAGAAGCCAAAGACTTGGTTGACGGTGCACCCCAGCCGCTTAAAACCGGCGTTTCCAAGGAAGAAGCCGAAGAGGCCAAGAAACAACTGGTTGAAGCTGGCGCAGAAGTGGAAATTAAATAA
- a CDS encoding YgiQ family radical SAM protein translates to MSFLPISREDMKKRGWDELDVIFVSGDAYIDHPSFGIPLLARWLEFHGFRVGIIPQPDWHSKDAFMTLGAPRLFFAVSAGAMDSMVAHYTPARKLRHDDAYTPGNRHGARPNRATIVYSSRLREAFRHVPIVIGGIEASLRRFAHYDFWEDKVRRSIIFDAKADLLIYGMGETPMLELATRLRNGEAFTSLTDIRGTAFISNAIPGDGPVSEIPAFSGVNAEPAKFNEAFRLISLEQNPFCGKKLCQKHDNRYLICNPPALPLSEEVMDLVYALPFMKAPHPSYKETIPAYEQIRASITTHRGCFGGCAFCAITHHQGKAIQSRSEASILQEITKLSSLRWFKGSISDIGGPTANMYGLRCGNPSAEASCRRESCLYPVPCRNLYMSDKRAAALLAKIRKLEGIKHTVVSSGIRYDLLAFQKSYFTELLRYHVGGLLKVAPEHVSKKVTDLMRKPGSGAFEKFLASFREESSCAGKKQYVIPYFISGHPGSTMSDMVDLALFLKRNGLKVEQVQDFTPSPGTLSTCIYHTGIDPFTGNAVYVAKSDKEKRLQKSLLLSHVAEERKNVIQALQACNRESASGELFGGRDDLAFRQKNMKRKKIET, encoded by the coding sequence ATGTCTTTTCTCCCCATCTCAAGGGAAGATATGAAAAAGCGGGGCTGGGACGAGCTTGATGTTATCTTTGTCAGCGGCGATGCCTACATCGACCATCCTTCGTTCGGCATACCTCTCCTTGCCCGCTGGCTTGAATTTCATGGGTTCAGAGTAGGGATAATTCCCCAGCCGGATTGGCATTCGAAAGATGCTTTCATGACGCTTGGTGCCCCTCGCCTGTTTTTTGCTGTCTCGGCAGGAGCCATGGATTCCATGGTCGCCCATTACACTCCGGCACGGAAGCTTCGCCATGATGATGCCTATACTCCCGGCAACAGGCATGGGGCGCGGCCCAACCGTGCCACTATCGTTTACAGTTCTCGCCTGAGGGAAGCCTTTCGCCATGTGCCGATCGTCATCGGCGGCATTGAAGCATCTCTTCGCCGCTTTGCCCATTATGATTTCTGGGAAGACAAGGTGCGCCGCTCCATCATTTTTGATGCCAAGGCAGATTTGCTTATTTACGGTATGGGTGAGACCCCCATGCTGGAGTTGGCTACAAGATTGCGTAACGGCGAGGCGTTCACTTCTCTAACGGATATCCGCGGAACGGCCTTTATTTCCAATGCTATTCCTGGCGATGGTCCTGTTAGCGAAATTCCAGCTTTTTCAGGGGTAAATGCTGAACCGGCAAAATTCAACGAGGCTTTCCGGCTTATTTCTCTGGAACAAAATCCGTTCTGTGGCAAGAAACTTTGCCAGAAGCATGATAACCGGTACCTGATATGTAATCCACCTGCTCTTCCCCTTTCGGAGGAAGTCATGGACTTGGTTTATGCGCTTCCTTTTATGAAAGCGCCCCATCCTTCGTACAAAGAAACCATTCCTGCCTACGAACAGATAAGAGCTTCTATTACTACCCACCGTGGTTGCTTTGGCGGGTGTGCCTTCTGCGCCATCACCCATCACCAGGGCAAGGCGATTCAGTCCCGCAGTGAAGCGTCCATTCTTCAGGAAATAACCAAGCTTTCCTCATTGAGGTGGTTCAAGGGGAGTATCAGCGACATTGGCGGACCAACAGCGAACATGTACGGTTTGAGGTGTGGCAATCCCTCAGCTGAGGCTTCCTGCCGACGTGAAAGCTGTCTCTATCCCGTTCCCTGCAGAAATCTGTATATGTCGGACAAACGGGCAGCAGCCCTGCTGGCCAAAATCAGGAAACTTGAAGGAATAAAGCATACGGTGGTTTCCTCCGGCATTCGCTATGATCTCTTAGCCTTCCAAAAGTCCTACTTTACGGAGCTGTTGCGCTATCATGTGGGCGGGTTGTTGAAGGTCGCGCCAGAGCATGTTTCTAAAAAGGTAACCGACCTGATGCGTAAGCCGGGTAGCGGGGCATTTGAAAAGTTCCTTGCCAGTTTCAGAGAGGAAAGTTCCTGTGCCGGCAAAAAACAATATGTAATACCTTATTTTATCTCGGGCCATCCTGGAAGCACTATGTCAGACATGGTTGATCTGGCGCTTTTTCTTAAAAGAAACGGATTGAAGGTCGAGCAGGTACAGGATTTCACCCCCTCACCAGGCACATTGTCGACCTGTATCTATCATACGGGGATTGATCCTTTTACCGGTAATGCAGTCTATGTGGCAAAGAGCGACAAGGAAAAGAGGCTGCAGAAATCTTTGCTCCTTTCCCATGTGGCAGAGGAAAGAAAAAACGTGATCCAGGCACTGCAGGCGTGTAACCGTGAATCTGCATCTGGCGAGCTTTTTGGTGGACGAGATGACCTTGCTTTTCGCCAGAAAAACATGAAAAGAAAAAAGATAGAAACATAA
- the rpmG gene encoding 50S ribosomal protein L33 — protein sequence MRDIITLACTECKQRNYTTTKNKKTTPEKLELKKYCRFCRTHTSHKETK from the coding sequence ATGCGAGATATCATCACACTTGCCTGCACCGAGTGCAAGCAGAGAAACTATACAACGACAAAAAACAAGAAGACAACACCGGAAAAGCTGGAACTGAAGAAGTACTGCCGCTTCTGTCGTACGCACACGTCACATAAGGAAACAAAATAA
- the secE gene encoding preprotein translocase subunit SecE: MLVKTKNFLEEVRAELGKVTWPARKETISTAWVVVVIIVLISLYLGACDVVLAKLIRFILR, translated from the coding sequence GTGCTGGTAAAGACCAAAAATTTTTTGGAGGAAGTGAGAGCTGAGTTGGGTAAGGTTACCTGGCCTGCCCGCAAGGAGACCATTTCTACAGCATGGGTTGTTGTAGTGATTATTGTCTTGATCTCCCTTTATCTTGGCGCTTGTGATGTTGTCCTGGCCAAGCTGATCAGGTTCATACTCCGCTAG
- the rplJ gene encoding 50S ribosomal protein L10 — protein sequence MNKEGKHQLVTEVHDKLQRAKAVFLADFRGMNVGQATELRNELRKAAVEFKVVKNTLLELASKGTDKEALNPYFAGPTAVAITYDDPVAAAKVLSRFAKETTNPFTLKAGVLSGKAISPADIQALADLPSREVLIAKMLGSMQAPATNFVGVLAAVPGSFVRALNAIRIQKEGN from the coding sequence TTGAATAAAGAAGGCAAACACCAACTTGTAACCGAAGTACACGACAAGCTCCAACGTGCGAAAGCCGTTTTTCTTGCTGATTTCCGTGGCATGAATGTGGGGCAGGCCACCGAACTCAGGAATGAGCTTCGCAAGGCTGCTGTCGAGTTCAAGGTTGTCAAAAACACACTGCTGGAACTGGCGTCGAAGGGGACCGATAAAGAGGCATTGAATCCCTACTTTGCCGGACCAACTGCTGTAGCCATTACTTACGACGATCCTGTCGCAGCAGCAAAGGTTCTGTCCCGTTTCGCCAAGGAAACGACCAATCCGTTCACCTTGAAAGCCGGCGTGCTCTCCGGCAAAGCCATCAGCCCGGCCGACATCCAGGCATTGGCCGATCTGCCCAGCCGTGAAGTACTTATTGCAAAAATGCTCGGTTCAATGCAGGCACCCGCCACCAACTTCGTTGGCGTACTTGCAGCCGTACCGGGCAGCTTTGTCCGTGCACTTAATGCAATCCGGATTCAAAAAGAAGGCAACTGA
- the tuf gene encoding elongation factor Tu, whose amino-acid sequence MAKAKFERTKPHVNIGTIGHVDHGKTTLTAAITKVLAGKGQAEFKAFDQIDNAPEERERGITIATAHVEYETDKRHYAHVDCPGHADYVKNMITGAAQMDGAILVVSAADGPMPQTREHILLARQVGVPYIVVFLNKADMVDDEELLELVELEIRELLSSYDFPGDDIPIIKGSALQALNGEQGELAEPAIMKLMEAVDSYIPEPQRAIDRPFLMPVEDVFSISGRGTVATGRVERGIVKVGEEVEIVGMKATSKTTVTGVEMFRKLLDEGRAGDNIGALLRGVKREDIERGQVLAKPGSITPHTKFKAEAYILTKEEGGRHTPFFNGYRPQFYFRTTDVTGIVELAAGTEMVMPGDNVAVQVNLITPIAMDEGLRFAIREGGRTVGAGVVSSIIE is encoded by the coding sequence ATGGCAAAAGCAAAATTCGAAAGAACCAAACCGCATGTAAACATAGGCACCATCGGGCACGTTGACCACGGCAAGACCACCCTGACCGCCGCCATCACCAAAGTACTGGCAGGCAAAGGCCAGGCAGAATTCAAAGCCTTCGACCAGATCGACAATGCACCCGAAGAGCGTGAGCGTGGTATCACCATCGCCACCGCCCATGTTGAATATGAAACCGACAAGCGTCACTATGCCCATGTTGACTGCCCGGGCCACGCCGACTACGTAAAGAACATGATCACCGGAGCAGCGCAGATGGATGGCGCCATCCTGGTCGTATCCGCAGCCGACGGTCCAATGCCCCAGACTCGTGAGCACATTCTGCTCGCCCGTCAGGTAGGCGTACCTTACATAGTAGTATTCCTCAACAAAGCCGACATGGTCGACGACGAAGAGCTTCTCGAACTGGTAGAACTCGAGATTCGTGAACTGCTCTCCTCCTACGACTTCCCCGGCGACGACATCCCCATCATCAAAGGCTCCGCCCTTCAGGCACTGAACGGCGAGCAGGGCGAACTGGCCGAGCCCGCCATCATGAAGCTCATGGAAGCCGTAGACAGCTACATCCCAGAGCCACAGCGCGCCATCGACCGTCCGTTCCTCATGCCCGTCGAAGACGTATTCTCCATCTCCGGCCGTGGAACCGTAGCAACCGGCCGTGTAGAAAGAGGCATCGTCAAGGTCGGCGAAGAAGTAGAGATCGTCGGAATGAAGGCAACCTCCAAGACCACCGTAACCGGCGTAGAAATGTTCAGGAAGCTTTTGGATGAAGGCCGTGCCGGCGACAACATCGGCGCTCTGCTTCGTGGCGTCAAGCGTGAAGACATCGAGCGTGGCCAGGTACTCGCCAAGCCCGGTTCAATCACCCCGCACACCAAATTCAAGGCAGAAGCCTACATTCTGACCAAAGAAGAAGGTGGACGACACACCCCGTTCTTCAACGGCTATCGTCCCCAGTTCTACTTCCGCACCACCGACGTGACCGGCATAGTAGAACTTGCCGCCGGCACCGAGATGGTAATGCCCGGCGACAACGTAGCAGTACAAGTGAACCTGATCACCCCAATCGCCATGGACGAAGGACTTCGCTTCGCCATCCGTGAGGGCGGCCGCACTGTCGGCGCCGGGGTTGTCAGCTCTATTATCGAATAA
- the nusG gene encoding transcription termination/antitermination protein NusG — translation MAHKWYGVHTYSGFENKVRLSLLERIKNLGLEEKFGEVLIPCETVVELKKGEKRTSSRKFFPGYILVNMELDDDTWHVVKETSKVTGFVGGNNPFAIPDEEVAKITQRMEEGAEKPRPKVLFEVGETVRVIDGPFLNFAGVVEDVKPEKGKLRVMVSIFGRATPVELEFMQVEKQ, via the coding sequence ATGGCTCATAAATGGTACGGTGTACATACCTACTCCGGCTTTGAAAATAAAGTCAGGTTATCGCTCCTGGAGCGAATAAAAAACCTTGGCCTTGAGGAAAAGTTTGGTGAAGTTCTCATTCCTTGTGAAACAGTTGTCGAGTTGAAGAAGGGTGAGAAGCGAACCTCGTCCCGTAAATTCTTCCCTGGATATATCCTTGTTAATATGGAGCTTGATGACGATACCTGGCATGTCGTCAAGGAAACTTCAAAGGTTACCGGTTTTGTCGGAGGCAATAATCCTTTTGCCATTCCGGATGAAGAAGTAGCAAAAATCACCCAGCGTATGGAAGAGGGAGCCGAGAAGCCACGGCCCAAGGTTCTTTTTGAGGTTGGTGAGACCGTCAGGGTTATTGATGGACCTTTTCTTAATTTTGCCGGGGTTGTAGAAGATGTGAAACCTGAAAAAGGCAAGCTTAGGGTCATGGTTAGTATATTCGGCAGAGCTACCCCTGTGGAGCTGGAATTCATGCAGGTCGAAAAACAATGA
- the rpoB gene encoding DNA-directed RNA polymerase subunit beta: protein MAYSIANNPLLRKNFAKIKKIIDIPNLIDIQKNSYKRFLQLDVPAEARKYSGLEAVFKSVFPIKDFSETASLEYVSYSLGIPKYDVEECHQRGMTFAAPMKVKVRLVVWDVNKEPSTRSIRDIKEQEVYFGEIPLMTENGTFIINGTERVIVSQLHRSPGVFYDHDKGKTHSSGKVLYSARVIPYRGSWLDFEFDHKDILYVRIDRRRKMPATVLLKALGYSTDELLNFFYKSEEINFAGEKLTKVADPELLTNQKAAIDIVDSATGEVLVKANRKFTKAAIRKMAEHGIKFIPITIEELVGKISSHDIVDPSTGEIVAECNEELTQAKLEEIKSKGINTFKVLFIDNLHVTSSFRDTIIIDKIGSTDDALIEIYRRLRPGDPPTLKSALSLFENLFFNPERYDLSAVGRLKLNYKLGLQVPLDCMTLTREDVLEVVRYLIDLKNGRGNIDDIDHLGNRRVRAVGELLENQYRIGLVRMERAIKERMSLQEVENLMPHDLINSKPVSAVVKEFFGSSQLSQFMDQTNPLSEVTHKRRLSALGPGGLTRERAGFEVRDVHPTHYGRVCPIETPEGPNIGLIASLSTYARINEHGFVETPYRLVQEGKVTNEVRFFSALEEEGHAIAQANAEVDKDGRFVADYISARKSGEFVLVGRDELELMDVAPMQLVSVAASLIPFLENDDANRALMGSNMQRQAVPLLRADSPLVGTGMERVVARDSGVSVVARHNGVVESVDASRIVVKIDEDEYDETGTGVDIYNLIKFARSNQNTCINQRPVVKIGDHVKRGDVIADGPSTDMGELALGQNVLVAFMPWGGYNFEDSILISERLVKDDRYTSIHIEEFECVARDTKLGKEEITADIPNLGEETLKDLDESGIIRIGAEVRPGDILIGKITPKGETQLSPEEKLLRAIFGEKAGDVRDTSLRVPPGVEGTVIGAKIFSRKGADKDARTELIEQAEEKKLRKDEQDEIRIIRESAVSKLKKLLVGKTAAVKVEGKDGKILIVKGKAISEEALSSIPIDRWDEISVADDESTDDKVAQILSTLNQQIDIIKYVFDDKVQKLKRGDDLPPGVIKMVKVYIAIKRKLQVGDKMAGRHGNKGVVSRILPEEDMPYLEDGRPVEIVLNPLGVPSRMNVGQILETHLGWAAKGIGWQIEEMLEKNSEKTKIKTYLKEVYGNKEMNKFLDTLDDEELSNVAKRLKRGVPMASPVFEGSSEEGIREMLGKAGFAHTAQVTLYDGKSGDAFKHKVTVGVMYVLKLHHLVDDKIHARSIGPYSLVTQQPLGGKAQFGGQRLGEMEVWAMEAYGAAYALQEFLTVKSDDVAGRTRMYEAIVKGKHTLEPGLPESFNVLIKELQSLGLDVELLENEED, encoded by the coding sequence ATGGCTTATTCAATTGCGAATAACCCCCTGTTACGCAAGAACTTCGCCAAAATAAAGAAGATTATCGATATACCAAATCTCATTGATATCCAGAAAAATTCCTACAAGAGATTCCTCCAGTTAGATGTCCCCGCTGAAGCAAGAAAATATTCCGGCCTAGAGGCCGTTTTTAAAAGTGTTTTTCCCATAAAGGATTTTAGTGAAACTGCTTCTCTCGAATATGTTTCCTACTCTCTAGGCATCCCCAAATATGACGTTGAAGAGTGTCATCAGAGGGGAATGACCTTTGCCGCTCCTATGAAGGTTAAAGTCCGGCTGGTTGTCTGGGACGTGAACAAAGAGCCCAGCACCCGCTCCATACGAGACATCAAGGAGCAAGAGGTCTATTTTGGCGAAATTCCGCTGATGACCGAGAATGGAACCTTCATTATAAACGGAACCGAGCGTGTCATTGTCAGTCAGCTCCACCGCTCTCCCGGCGTTTTTTACGACCACGACAAAGGTAAGACACATTCCAGCGGCAAGGTGTTGTATTCTGCACGGGTAATCCCGTACAGGGGATCGTGGCTTGATTTCGAATTTGATCATAAAGACATACTTTATGTGCGCATAGACCGCCGCCGCAAGATGCCGGCCACAGTGCTCCTGAAAGCCCTTGGATATTCGACGGACGAGTTGCTCAACTTCTTCTACAAAAGTGAAGAGATAAACTTTGCTGGGGAGAAACTGACCAAGGTAGCAGACCCTGAACTGCTTACTAATCAGAAAGCGGCCATCGATATTGTTGACTCGGCAACCGGGGAAGTTCTGGTCAAGGCAAATCGCAAGTTCACCAAGGCGGCCATCAGAAAGATGGCAGAGCATGGTATAAAATTCATACCCATTACCATAGAAGAACTTGTCGGCAAGATTTCTTCCCATGACATCGTTGATCCCTCCACGGGGGAGATCGTTGCCGAATGCAACGAGGAATTGACCCAGGCAAAGCTTGAAGAGATCAAGTCGAAAGGGATCAACACCTTTAAGGTATTGTTCATCGATAATCTGCATGTGACCTCATCATTCCGTGACACGATCATAATCGACAAGATCGGTTCCACCGATGATGCACTGATCGAAATATACAGACGGCTGCGCCCTGGAGACCCCCCAACACTGAAGAGTGCCCTGTCGCTGTTCGAAAACCTCTTTTTCAATCCTGAGAGGTACGATCTGTCTGCAGTTGGCCGATTGAAGCTCAACTACAAGCTCGGTCTTCAGGTGCCGCTGGACTGCATGACATTGACCAGGGAAGACGTACTTGAGGTTGTCCGTTACCTCATCGATCTCAAGAACGGCAGAGGGAACATCGACGACATCGATCATCTTGGCAATCGCCGTGTTCGTGCCGTTGGCGAGTTGCTGGAAAATCAGTACCGCATTGGTCTCGTTCGTATGGAGCGTGCCATCAAAGAGAGGATGAGCCTGCAGGAAGTTGAGAACCTCATGCCTCACGACCTGATCAACTCCAAACCGGTCTCAGCTGTGGTGAAAGAATTTTTTGGTTCTTCCCAGCTTTCCCAATTCATGGATCAGACTAACCCTCTTTCCGAGGTTACCCACAAGCGGCGTCTTTCAGCTTTGGGACCAGGCGGTTTGACCCGTGAGCGTGCCGGCTTCGAGGTACGTGACGTTCATCCCACCCATTATGGCAGGGTTTGCCCCATTGAGACTCCGGAAGGTCCGAATATCGGCCTCATTGCATCACTGTCAACCTATGCCAGGATCAACGAGCACGGCTTCGTAGAAACCCCCTATCGGCTGGTCCAGGAAGGGAAAGTTACCAATGAAGTCCGGTTTTTCTCTGCCCTTGAGGAAGAAGGTCATGCCATAGCCCAGGCCAATGCAGAAGTGGACAAGGATGGCCGTTTCGTCGCCGACTATATCTCTGCCCGCAAAAGCGGCGAATTCGTTCTCGTCGGCAGGGACGAACTGGAGCTGATGGATGTAGCCCCAATGCAGTTGGTTTCCGTTGCCGCATCACTGATTCCTTTTCTGGAAAATGACGACGCCAACCGTGCTCTTATGGGTTCCAACATGCAGCGTCAGGCCGTGCCCCTGCTCAGAGCCGATTCTCCATTGGTCGGTACGGGCATGGAGCGCGTCGTGGCAAGGGATTCCGGTGTTTCCGTCGTTGCCCGCCATAACGGTGTCGTTGAGTCGGTAGATGCTTCCCGCATCGTCGTCAAGATCGACGAGGATGAATATGATGAAACCGGCACCGGTGTGGATATCTACAACCTCATCAAGTTTGCCCGTTCCAACCAGAACACCTGCATCAATCAGCGGCCCGTTGTGAAAATAGGGGACCATGTCAAGCGGGGCGATGTTATTGCCGATGGTCCTTCCACCGACATGGGTGAACTGGCTCTGGGTCAGAACGTTCTGGTCGCCTTCATGCCATGGGGGGGCTACAACTTCGAGGACTCCATTCTCATCTCCGAGCGGCTGGTGAAGGATGATCGTTATACATCTATCCATATTGAAGAATTCGAATGCGTCGCCCGTGACACCAAGCTGGGCAAAGAAGAGATAACCGCCGATATACCGAATCTTGGCGAAGAAACCCTCAAGGACCTGGATGAGTCCGGCATCATACGCATCGGTGCCGAGGTAAGGCCAGGCGATATCCTGATTGGGAAAATTACTCCCAAGGGGGAAACACAGCTTTCCCCGGAAGAGAAACTCCTGCGGGCAATTTTCGGTGAAAAAGCCGGTGACGTACGTGACACCTCTCTGCGTGTTCCGCCGGGTGTAGAAGGTACGGTCATCGGCGCAAAGATCTTCTCCCGCAAAGGGGCGGACAAGGACGCCCGTACCGAGTTGATCGAACAGGCAGAAGAAAAGAAACTGCGTAAGGATGAACAGGACGAAATCCGCATCATCCGAGAGTCTGCGGTAAGCAAACTTAAAAAGCTGCTGGTAGGCAAGACGGCGGCTGTTAAGGTTGAAGGTAAAGACGGCAAGATACTGATCGTCAAAGGCAAGGCCATCTCCGAAGAGGCTCTGAGCTCGATTCCTATCGACAGGTGGGACGAAATCTCCGTTGCTGATGATGAAAGCACCGATGACAAGGTGGCTCAGATCCTGTCTACCCTGAATCAGCAAATCGATATAATCAAGTATGTTTTCGATGACAAGGTGCAGAAGCTCAAGCGTGGCGACGATCTGCCTCCCGGCGTTATCAAGATGGTAAAAGTTTACATTGCCATCAAGCGCAAGCTGCAGGTAGGTGATAAAATGGCCGGCCGCCACGGGAACAAAGGTGTCGTTTCCCGTATCCTTCCCGAAGAAGACATGCCCTATCTTGAGGATGGTCGCCCTGTCGAAATCGTGTTGAACCCTCTGGGTGTTCCGTCACGTATGAACGTGGGGCAGATTCTTGAGACCCACCTGGGATGGGCAGCCAAAGGTATTGGCTGGCAGATCGAGGAGATGCTGGAGAAGAACTCCGAGAAAACCAAGATCAAGACCTATCTGAAAGAGGTCTACGGCAACAAGGAGATGAATAAATTCCTTGATACCCTGGATGATGAAGAGCTGAGCAATGTGGCCAAGCGCCTCAAGCGTGGCGTGCCTATGGCTTCACCGGTTTTCGAAGGTTCATCGGAAGAAGGCATCCGGGAAATGCTCGGCAAGGCCGGTTTTGCCCATACTGCCCAGGTTACACTCTATGACGGTAAATCAGGCGACGCATTCAAGCATAAGGTCACTGTTGGTGTGATGTATGTGTTGAAACTGCACCACCTGGTTGACGATAAGATTCATGCTCGTTCCATCGGGCCTTATAGTCTGGTAACCCAGCAGCCTCTCGGCGGCAAGGCCCAGTTCGGTGGGCAGCGTCTCGGGGAGATGGAGGTTTGGGCAATGGAAGCTTACGGTGCTGCCTATGCACTCCAGGAATTCCTCACTGTCAAGTCTGACGACGTGGCAGGACGTACCAGAATGTATGAAGCGATAGTCAAGGGCAAGCACACCCTTGAGCCGGGACTTCCGGAATCCTTCAATGTTCTTATCAAGGAACTGCAGTCCCTGGGACTGGATGTTGAGCTCCTTGAAAACGAGGAAGACTGA
- the rplK gene encoding 50S ribosomal protein L11, translating into MAKKITGYIKLQVPAGKANPAPPIGPALGQHGVNIMEFCKAFNAKTQADEGTITPVVITVYADRSFTFVTKTPPASVLIKKALGIESGSSVPNKNKVGKLTKAQVQEIASKKMPDLNAASLEAAMKTIEGTARSMGVEIV; encoded by the coding sequence ATGGCTAAAAAAATCACTGGATATATCAAGCTTCAAGTACCGGCCGGTAAAGCAAATCCCGCCCCGCCGATCGGTCCTGCGCTGGGTCAGCACGGCGTAAACATAATGGAATTCTGCAAGGCCTTTAATGCCAAGACTCAGGCAGACGAAGGCACAATTACTCCTGTAGTGATAACTGTTTATGCGGACAGGTCATTTACGTTCGTCACCAAGACACCTCCGGCTTCTGTTCTTATTAAAAAAGCGCTTGGCATCGAAAGCGGTTCAAGCGTTCCCAACAAGAATAAGGTCGGAAAACTGACGAAGGCCCAGGTGCAGGAAATTGCTTCGAAAAAAATGCCCGACCTGAATGCCGCCAGTCTTGAAGCCGCCATGAAAACCATTGAGGGAACCGCTCGCAGTATGGGCGTTGAGATTGTATAG
- the rplA gene encoding 50S ribosomal protein L1 → MPTSKKLKDALAKVDRSKSYTLNDGLELVRSSAYAKFTETVDVAVRLGVDPRHADQMVRGAVVLPNGLGKEVRVLVFAKGEKEKEARDAGADFVGADDLVAKIQEGWFEFDTAIATPDMMGVVGKIGKLLGPRGLMPNPKVGTVTFDVGRAVNESKSGKVEFRVEKAGIIHAPVGKVSFETDKLKENILALIDALVKSKPSAAKGTYIKKISVSSTMGPGVNLDVSDVSSQVI, encoded by the coding sequence ATGCCTACCAGTAAAAAACTTAAAGACGCTCTTGCCAAGGTTGACAGGAGCAAAAGTTATACCCTTAATGACGGCCTTGAACTGGTGAGAAGTTCTGCTTACGCCAAATTCACCGAAACTGTAGACGTGGCTGTCAGGCTTGGCGTTGACCCGCGGCATGCCGACCAGATGGTCCGTGGTGCAGTTGTTCTCCCCAACGGTCTCGGCAAGGAAGTCCGGGTTCTTGTTTTCGCCAAGGGTGAAAAGGAGAAGGAAGCACGCGACGCAGGAGCAGATTTCGTTGGCGCCGATGATCTGGTTGCCAAAATCCAGGAAGGGTGGTTCGAGTTCGATACCGCCATTGCCACACCCGACATGATGGGTGTCGTCGGTAAGATCGGTAAACTTCTCGGCCCACGTGGCCTGATGCCGAACCCTAAGGTAGGCACCGTCACTTTCGATGTGGGCCGGGCCGTCAACGAATCCAAATCCGGCAAGGTCGAATTCAGGGTGGAGAAAGCCGGTATCATTCATGCTCCTGTTGGCAAAGTCTCTTTCGAAACAGACAAGCTGAAGGAAAACATCCTTGCTCTGATCGATGCGCTGGTCAAATCGAAGCCGTCTGCAGCAAAAGGAACCTATATCAAGAAAATCAGTGTCTCTTCCACCATGGGGCCTGGTGTGAATCTTGATGTGTCTGACGTATCCTCACAGGTAATATAA